The nucleotide sequence GAACTTACCGAAACTAAACTAAACCAAACAGTCGATAAACACATCGAATCGAAATCCTCTACAAATCCAAGccctaaaccaaacaattaactccaaattttattttctcagcCAACATTTTCTTAACAACCAAACAGACCACCGCCTGTTCAGTACATAAACCACCGTACTGCGGCGGATCTGAAAAATCAGAGCCGCCGACGAGCATTTAAACAAGCAGAGACAAATCGGAATCTGTACAGAACCTCGAGAAACAAATAGTACTGACCTCAACTCGCTgcggatgaagaagaagaagctgttCTACTCCTGCAGGACTCTATCCAAACGACGCCGTCGCCGAGATCCACCCGCTACCGCGCTTGGTGTGTATCAATGGAAGGTAACAGATCTTTGGAGGGCGCGTGGCTATGGCCGTTGTACAGCTCAGAGCTTAATCAGACTCTGCTTTTGATTCCAACAAgatgttagagagagagagagagagagagagagagagtgaggaaTTGGGATATTTTACGGTGTTCTCGGACTCAGGGGGATTACCCTGTCCCTACGATCGTGGCGCTCGCTCGCTATATTGACGGGAGCATTGCTTTCGTTAGCTTGGAACCACAGTCCGCGGTCATACAAGGCGACTTGATTGATTAACGGTCAATTTACCCCTTGGCAATTTCTACCGATCACCTCACCGTTTGAGAATGTTTATGTAAGAAGCACTTCTAGATAAAGtgctttttaagtttttgacgTTTTTGTTGGGAGTGCGTCCAACTTGCAGAAGTATTTCAACCGTGTCTATTATTGAAGAAGCATTTAACAAAAGTAATTTGTTTTGATGAATTCTCAATAAAAAAAGACAGTGACAATTGTTTCTAGATTTCATAAGTatttttcgtcattttaatttttaaagaaatatgtGCAATCAGAAAATTTCACCTTTTCAAATTAGACACAATTATAAACGAAATTGAAATGCGAATCTTTAGAATAAGAAAACCACTTGTATCTCCCTCATCAATAAGACACCTTTAAATTTGAGGTTTTTTCAAACATAGTAACTATAGTAGTTTTGAAATGTAATGATTTTCCAGTTcgaaatttttttgaatttatttctTTATATACTTGTACTATTCTGCATTTGTTCATATGTGATTTTGTTGTTAACCTTAGTAGccaaatttcatcaaattctACGTGCACATTGTGTTGGAATCCAACACATTGTTCTAAAAAGTGACCTAAACGACCACATAGGCGCTAGACCAGGGCATGGCACCCTGATTAGGGCCTAAGCATTTAGAAAATTGATCGAGTATCTAGACAACCATTAGGAGGCTGCTTAGGTGGTCTGGGCAGCTCTAAGTAGCCATATCTGGTTGTTATCacttttttatatgtttttaatattatataataaaattttaattaaagttaaaaacTCCATCTAGGTATGTAGTTGTTAAATCCATTCCTGTCATATGACTTACGCCTACCAGTTTTTAAAACCTTGGTTGCACATGCTTGTCTCTCTATGACATGCATATGAGACCAAACCTTAGCTGGCAATAATGCCATACTATTATGTCACTTTGCATTGAAAATTGGCGTATTATGTCACAACGGCATTTAGTCATCATTATTAAAATGCATGCTTaatctttgtatttttttttttaaaataagctTCAATTCAATCTTAATATAAAAAGCATTATAATtcatcattattatttttttccttttatgcaATTAGATACAAGAGAATTATGAGAGTCAATATCCTTCAACAAAATCAATATTTGTTTGAGATTATATTTTGCAAAGATGGACAAAACGAATCCAACATCCATGTATTTGGTCTCACATCACCATCATtgtatggagtttaattgaatAATCAAATACACCGGCTTCAGTACCTTTATTAAgaatttggatcctcttcggatcttaGTGTCCAAAGTTTAAAGATCGGAAAATTTGGAGTCTTTGATTTGTGTGAGGTGGATCAGTGGAATGCGTTAATGGTTACAACTGAATCCAACTTGAGTGATCATGATTGCTTGGTTCTTAGGCTTTAGATAGTGAAATCCGAAACGGATCTCTATCCCTTTATTAATAAAAAGTATTTCTAGACCTACGTCTATgtgttttttaattatataaattatattataaatttattgagcctaataaaagaaaataatttatagcTTAGTTTGCTAGCATGCTATTATTCAAGCATTTATAAGAATAAAGTGGTTACTAATTTAGTTATTATGTGTTATGTAAAGCAATCAACATCTATTTGGAGTTTAACCACGATCAACCTCAtcgtgagtgagtgagtgaaatATGATACgtacaaattaaaaccaaaacaatCATATCTTTTTGTATACCTTTGTGAAATATGATACATaatgaatgaaaaatgaaaacaattacGTGATTTTGTACCTTTGTGCTTATGTagtcaaaattaaatataaaaataataatgttaaatcttttttttttcctcagttTTAAGAAGAAGTTAGTTATTTTGACagtcaaatatttatttattaactaTGAATATTTCACAAATATAATTACTTAatatttgggattttttgggtaaataatATTGAGtaattttaagtatttaaatatagaattttagtaaatttttttaaaaaaagtttaGCTTGATCTAAATGGGCCAGATTGTCGGCCCATTCAATATTTGGGTTTGGCTTTTTTGATATGGGCTCGAGTCGACCTTTTATATCTCGACTGCTGCTTCCAATTAAGCGCGCTCGTCAATTCTTCTGCCGTGGAAgttgagaagaagaaaaagaagaaaaagaagtaaaagaagcaaagcACAAGAGCGATTCGCAGAACGCAGCGTTACGATTGACGTGAGATGCGACGATGATCGATTCGGAGAATCGGAGCTCGAGGGGCAGATCAGGTACTCAATATTTGATTTGTCGTGCAATTGTCGACTGAGATTATGCTTTTGTGTGGACAAGAAACGAAAGAAACGGCGGACGAAACGCCTAATGGCTAATCACCTGCTATAGTTAATTAGCTTATTAATTTGATGTCGGTGTAGAATTTGCTGTCTAAAATTCCTTTTACTCTGGACATGGATGGTGCCCCACAATGTGAAATGAGATCTATTCTGGGGTTGACGGACTCAGACATCCAGACCATTCATTTTAAATCATGTAATCTTTATTAGTCCATTTCATTAGTACACCTCTAAAAAATTAAGAGTCtaaatttctctttctttctcttcaacGGCCTAGCAGGTTCTTGTGCTttggacatagaaatccgcagCAGATCTCGACTCTTGCATTGCCACATTGGCACGCCAATCACTGCTCTGGCATACTGACCATTTTAACCACTCGCAGTATTTCGAATGTATCATATGTACAAGCAACGGGTTGTAGTTCAAATGATTAATAGCATTTATCGTATTCCAACCGAAGTAATGTATTTGAATTTATCCTTCCCTAGTATTACTAGTTTCAAAAATTTTGTATTGGTAATGCGTGTTAATCTCCTGTAATCTCACAGTTTTCTTTAATGCATGACTACTCTTGCAGGATTTTATCCGTCGGCATTGGATAATTTTGTCATAAAATTGCTAACTTTAAGTTTGAAACACAACTTGGACACGTGGGATTTTATCGTATTCCTACTATTGCATGCACGCATGTCTACAGTAACTAGGCTGAGATTGTATTTAATAACCCTCGTGCTTTGATTAATTAAACCTAAATTATACATAAACAATTCTGTTATAGTCATTCATCTCATGCCATGTGAAAATTAGATGCTTTGCATTATTTATCGGTAATACTAATTGTTTGTATTATCTCTAAACAGTTCTGTTTAGAGTCAGATCTGCACTTCCATTTGCCAGGTATGGAATTCTCTTATTGCTTAATTAAACTGTTTGCTAATTACTATATATCTTTCTGGTAATATTTAAACATGTGGAATGTATGTATATGTTGGATATCTCCAACTTGTTATTTTATGTCTTTTGGAAGAAAAGGTAGTGAAACAAGCTACCGGATTTGAGATTTCCGAACTTAGAACTTGGAATAAAATGTCACGTGATGAGAAAAACAGATAGAAATAATGTATACACTCGTGATAGGTCAGTTTTCCTTCACACACCTTAAAAAATATTTAGGTTTCATGCATTGCACAAGGGCATATATTTGAAATATGCTTACAAACATGTGTTTCCACTATACATTTTCTAGTTGGTGTGGTTTTTCATCGATGTGGGTGTGTGAGTGGAGAAACTAGCATATTACGTCTCAATGCGGTGCCTCTCATGCAAAAAGTGAACCTACCTACACATCGTTTCTACTTAGACCCACTTATGTGTGAGGGGTCTCGCAGACATACGTCGATTATGCTAGAACTTGTCATGTTAGTGGTACAACCTAATAAATCCCCCGTCATTGCTGTCATGACCACATTTCCCAGTCCATCAGCAGAAAAATGCAACTCTGTCCATCACTCCATAACCAAAGGGCGCAGCACTCCAGTTGGTCACCCAACAAAACCAGGCCATATGAGTGGTGCCTGCTCCCCTCTAGTTTTACAGACATGCAATTTGccacccaatttttttttttttttgtttgcattTAGCAATAATCATGTACTCCTCACGTGACTAACATGTCTTCTTCACTACAGtctttttcaaatttggttTCATTTACGTTTTAAAGAACCATTTCACATGGACcaactatttatttatttatttattgtgaaATTATTCTATCATATAATTGTTAGTGTGAGCTCATGGGGCTCCAATAATGGATGGCCATCTGTCCCAGTTTCCGTTTGATATTCAAGGCCATGACAAAACTATCAACATATTTCAGTTCTTGTAGTGTTTTATGAATTATATTATCAATCATCACAAGCACTTTCGGGTTAGTTGAGGGGTTCATCAACCCAAGCGGATTAGGTGGTTAATCACTCTACTTTACTCTTAATATTATGTTAAACGACCAACATGCACTTATCTTGACGCAATTAGTTTGGGCGCTCACCAAACATTACTGTTTTTTAAACATTTCTCGTATTTGTGAGTAGCAAAGCTAGAGAAAAATAGTGTGCATAAATCACTTTTCATGATGCTTATCCAAATTATTTGAACTacgtattatatatataaacatattctTTGCCTCTAACTTGGATGTGTTCCTAGTCGTCATCACATGTCATAAAGTGTGGTATGTTGCTATACTTCCTCCATTGGTCACTGTAagcttttccttttcttccctCCATCCACCTCTCAGTCATATGACATATCAGGCACATCCTCACCAGCTTTTATTTCATATTAGGTTTCTTTCTTTAGCAGAATTGTcacgtgagagagagagagagagagagagagagagagagagagagagagagcttagttGCAGCTTCATCTCAAATAAACTTTCTCACTCAATACCTTGGAGAATTTAGGAGTCTGATCACATGATAAAATCTAGTTGGGGTTTTGTTCTTCTGGTATAAGAATTGGTTTACAGTTTATAAAGCACTgcttttttctgggtttttggatCCCCTACTTAATTTTTTTGACCAGCTGAGTTAtacaatttataaattattggGTCTTGTTCCCTTTCCTCCTTCATAGGCTTCATTGGGTTCTGCACAGCTTTAATTTGGCCTCCCCAATGAATATTTGAACCTTagcctctctgtctctctctctctctgtctctctctctctctctctctctctctatccccCACACTATTATAATGTTCACACTGGTCTGCGTTGGATTACAACACTGAGGGAGTTGGTTGGTGGTTATCTGGGAAGGGCAGATCGGGTGTAGAGATTACTTGTGTTGGGAAATTCTGTTTGGCTTTAGATTTGTGTCTCTGTTTGTTTGGCTAAGAAGTTTGTGCTGGTTGTTGCAATGGGGAAGCTAAGTTTGGGCGGGGTGCTGGACAGGTTTTGTCTTTCTTCTGCTGGCTCAGGTTCTTGTTTCTGCATGAACTGGTCGAAACACCAAGACGAGTTCGAAAGAAGTCCGTTGGTAACCGGCAAAAAGGATCAGTTTCTAAAACTGAAGGATGTCGTTGCCGGAAAACAGACGTTGGCCTTTCAGTTGAAGCCCAAGGTATTATTCTCTCGTTTCATTTCTCTCTCTGTTGGCCTCGTTTGGTGGCTAAGATTAGAATGATTTGGATAACTCAGTAGATTCAATGTTTGTTCGAAGAAGATTGATTGATTTTCTGTTGgcgaaaaaaaattatgcagatGGTTATGCTAAGGGTTTCCATGCATTGTCATGGATGTGCCAAAAAAGTTGAGAAGCATATCTCAAAGATAGAAGGTATAAATTATCTTGTTTgatacatgcatacatacatacatacatacataacaTAACATACTTACGTACGTATTATCTTGTAACCAAATGCTGCTGATATATTTACAGGCGTAACTTCTTACAAAGTAGACTTGGAGAGCAAGATGGTGGTTGTGATTGGAGACGTTCTTCCTCTCGAAGTGCTAGAGAGCATCTCCAAGGTTAAAAGTGCTGAAATTTGGAACTCCTCATGACGAAATGAGGAACAAAATATAGGCACTATGATATACACTTTTAAGTTCGGTCTATGTACCCTATATATGCAATTGCAATCTCTTGTCGAATCATTTCGATCGCTTGGCATCTTAATTGTAAGATGGCGTTGTATATATTATCATTGCCAGATTAACTTGGGTTTGAGAGTGCTATATATCTGACGTCGGAAATGAGTGTCTTGTAATAGTTATTTAGAGAGTAGTGTTTGAGaccatatatttaaattatattttgtgaaTTATATGATGTAACAAAGAATCTagtcatcaacaaccacatcatatgATATATAAAATATGGgctaaaaatatgattttcttaacattttccgTCATTTAGAAGACAGTGTTCTCTTTATTTGTTGAAAAAGAGTGATACTAAGTAGTCCAACTTTTTAAATGAGCAATCCTAAGCCAAATCCTGttttatgaaaataaacaaGGGTTTCATAAACCGAGAATAAAAAAGAATAGGTGCAGAGACTCAATGGAAGCTGTTCTAACAAATAGAGTTGGCTGCATTGTGTTAGTAAAGGAATCATTCATTGAAACTTTGCAAATGATTGATGTGATactaataggaaataagcacgcTAATAAAtagttaagtaataattcaattattaacAACAACGTCAaatagtttacaaaatatagtttatCTAGCATTACTTACTGAAAAAAAATGGTAGGGAGACCACATTTAATAGAGTGGAACCTACTTGTATTGTGGACCCTATCTCTATTGGGAAGAGAGTTTAAATGCGATCTACAAAATGTAGTCTCTCTAGAATCATCCTTATCTATTGTACGTGAATACCAAATAGCCACATATGCTCTCATAGATCATTCGATCTCACACCGGTAAGTTAAAAGATTTGTGGGCATCTCTACCTGTTGTCAAACAGTTTTGGGCATCTCTGCCTACCCAATTTAAGCTTTTAAATCTCTATCTATGTCCATCTCTTTTAACTACGTTCTTTgacatcacacacacacacacatatatatatatcaaagatCGCATTCTTCTGAGACCAAAATAATGGGTGCAGCGATGAAGCTGGCCTCTTCAGACCAAACCAAAACCACCACCAAACAAGCATGAAGGGTGGCCTTAGAACCATGCCTTTTATCATTTTGTAAGCTCTCTTATATGGCCAGATCATTCTCTGTGCAGGATGTTCGTAAGGAACGGATATATGATTCATAGCCGGACTACCTGCGGTATCCCAAGTTTTGAGCACAACTCTACttttttattataactttacTTTTTGTGTGCAGCAAAAGAGGCATTCGAAAAGGTTGCAAGCTATGGTCTTCATGCTCATATGATCATGTACTTGGTATTTGGATATCACTTGGACGCCGCTATCGGAGCTAGTATCTTGTTCTTGTGGTCAGCCACGTTGAATTTTACGCCTATGTCAGAGCTTTTCTCTCCGATTCTCTCTGGGTCGGTttcatgtgatttctttgggAACAATCGTTAGCCTATTTGTAAGCAAAATTTGCCCTAATTCTCCATGGAATTACGTTATGTTGTCACATATGTTACATGCACACAAAAATTAATCATCTGAAGTTCACGAATCCGCTTGTAATCGATGAACCTCAACATGCTCCTGGACCTGGTTATGCTGCATAGGGAGGAAAGGGTGCCCGGATACTGGAAGAGCCCAATTGAAGTGAAATGATTACACGTTTGTAATACATTGTATGTCCAATAGTAGTTCACATATGTTTTCGTGAACGGAAAGGTTGTGCTATGGCTAACAGAAATATTTCCACAAGCACGGCCACATCATTGCAACCCGTACAAATACAAATGCGTTCCAGCAAGCACAGCTCAAGTCATGCTTATCTTCGCCTCACTCGGTATCATGTCAGTCAGGATCCGGTGGCATCAAACCGTGCTCCTTGGCCTCTGATGCCGATCAACGGGACAATCCAGACAACCTGAAGAACGAAGGGCGCTTGCGGCCGGAGCTTCTTCGGTCGGTATTATGCTTCAGTTAGAGTGTCAGTCATGCTTGAAGCGACAGTCATAGTTTATATTCAGGTTAAACTTGGTTGGGTTGTAGGGTTTTGAGTCCCTGTAGGGCTCATGTTCTTGTCCACTgttctcttcttcttgggatcttCCATTTGTTCAAGTTCCTCAAACAGTTTCTCTACTGGATTTCTTCAAGTGACAGCTGCTgctttggggaaaaaaaaaaagaaacacttGGCGTTGCCACCAAAGAACTTTGATGCACGGTAAAGTTCCAAAGGCTCAAAGTTTGTTGCCCCGACGGATAAATTAAGGCATAGGAATATAAATTACATTATCTTCTTGAAATACCATAGTATATATATGTACTTAATTGTGTCACTAAGCTATCGTATTTTATTCCTTAAGCTAtgcataaaaacaaacaaaaaaatccaaacaaaacttCGTATCTTCGTATAAAtcatcatatatttattactggATTTATATAACTGAGCCTATTACATATGACGtcgtgtaaaaaaaaaaaaaagggactcCCCAAACCTACATATAATATTACATTAGAGTATATTTAATGGACTCGAGCTCCCATTTTAGACAGGACTTGAAAAAATTATTCTCAAATCACACTTTTTTTCCACCTTTTGAGATAGAGAGATATTTTCCTGTGCAATAATACATCTCTATAAATCAATTGTAATGCATCGTGATATATTCTAAACATTCTAAAAAACTTATCCTTAAGATAAAGATTCTTCGACCCTAAAtttaagaagagaaagaagCTGCTATCATTAATTAGCAGTATCAGAATTCCGTTTTCCAGTTGTTTATGCAGCTAGAATTCTCTGTATCCACAAGAAATGGTGATTTCTCTattcaaaacctttttttttttgggcggGAGGACCCCTTTTgtctaaaaaatatttttctgttAGTCTGCAGACCAATACATTACCGTACAATAAATACGTTGTATGTAAAACTTTCTCTACCcacaacaaagaaaataaaaataaaaataaaaaccggaccccaaaatatttatcaaatccAATTGATAAAATCACTGAAGTCCACCACACTCTACTCCCTAGTAGTCCTTATCACTCATCATTCACCGTACGATCAACGAATTCAATCACCATAACAGCAGATCAAAGCTATGGCTCCGATTGCAGTCGGCGATGTTATTCCGGACGGCACTCTCGCCTACTTCGACGAGGAGGACAAGGTCCAATCCGTCAGCGTCCACTCCCTCGCCGCCGGCAAAAAAGTCATCCTCTTCGGCGTCCCCGGTGCCTTCACCCCCACTTGCAGGTAAAGCTCGAATCTTTCGATCTCCGAACTTTCGGGATATAGAATTTTCTGCCAAACGGTACCCACTGTTTGGTTCCTGGGAAAATGGTAGGAAAATGTTTGTAAAATGAGCCCCACGTTGGTAAAGTTGCTTGCTTTGGTGTGAATTTGTTACTTGTGAAGTGGACGGTTTAGATTGGTGACTGTTCTTAATCGGACGATTGTAGATTTTTCTGAatgattattaattattttgccGAGAATTTGAGGTTGGTTTTATGCTGTGGTTGTGCAGTTTGAAGCATGTGCCTGGATTCATTGAGAAAGCAGACGAGCTTAAATCGAAGGGTGTTGAGAAAATTCTCTGTCTTAGTGGTATTACTTCTCACTTAATTGTATTTTCTGTTTATTTCAGTTTACTTGAACTTTTCAAGGTTTATTCTTTGAATTTGATTGAGGTGTGAATTCATGGACTAACCCGAAAACAGAAAAGCCCTTTTGCCCTTTCGCTCTGTTGATCATGGATTGTACGTGTGATTGTGATTTGGCTTGCTAGATCATATGATAAATGCCATTAACTTTTTTGAGAGTTGTATGTGGGATACAAGAGATTAAGGTTAATGCTAACTTTAGTGATCAAAGAACTTGCTTGCAAGGGGCTTGTAGCTCGATTAGTTTGATTCTCCCCTCCCCATATCTTGTAGAGTTAGGAAAATGCTTCCTGTGTATACTGAGAGTGATTACTTAAGGGTTCCTAAATATTTGATCGGTCATCGTCTGATGGGGTGGATTACTTAAGGGTTCCTAAATATTTGATCGGTCATCGTCTGATGGGGTGGAACGTCAATTGCATTTCGTAGTCAGTGCTAGTAAATCTACAGCAGACTTGCAGTTTGCTTGTTCTTAGTTGTTCCGTATTGGACACAAACACACCTTCATAACATAAGATTCGATTAGTTGTTCTTCTTGCTATTACCCTCCCCTTGTCGCTGTATGCATTGCTGGTATATTGTAGTTACTTGATGTGGTGTTGTAACAGAGGCTACTATATCAGCTCACGAatgatagcttgtatatggtcTATCAATTGCTCAAGAGAATCCCTTTGATTGATCCATTGCAAATGTTGCTGAATCAGATATCGGATTTAaggctttgatttgtgtttgCAGTGAATGATCCCTTTGTGATGAAGGCTTGGTCAAAAACATACCCCGAGAACAAAGACGTTCTTTTTCTTGCTGATGGCTCAGCGAAATACACCCGTGATCTTGGCCTGGAGCTAGACCTTTCAGAGAAAGGGCTCGGAATTCGTTCTAAGAGGTTTGCTCTCTTGATCGAAGACCTCAAGGTGAAGGCCGCAAATATCGAGAGTGGGGGAGAATTTACCATCTCCAGCGCCGAAGACATCCTCAAGGCTCTCTGAATATTTACATTCCCTCACCCCCAGCTTGCTCCCTTCTGTATCTGAGACTTGAGCCTCCCTATCTGTATCGTCTCCGGCCATTTTAGTCGGGTGACATTTTATATCTATGTGGATCTTCAAATCTTCTGTTTAGTAGTTTGTGTAATGAAAATAAAGGAGCTATTTTGTGATATATGAGGAAGGATATTTAAATGATGATAAGGATTTTACAGCTTTTTGTGAAAAATAGATTCTTCCAGAATCCATAGTGGAGGGTTGAACATTGTTTTCCGCCCATCTTTGAGGAGGATTTATATGACATGGAGGCGTCGAGGTGATTATGTTTCAAGCGTGAATCGAGGGTTGAACATTGTTTTCATCTCGTTTTTAAGGAGGATTTATATGACATGGAGGTGTTGAGGTGATTATGTCTCAAGCGTGAATTGAGGGTTGAACATTGTTTTCATCTCGTTTTTAAGGAGGATTTATATGACATGGAGATGTCAAGGTGACTGTCTCAAGCGTGAATGGAGGGTTGAACATTGTGTTCACCCTGTTTTTGAGGAGGATTTATATGATGGTGTCTCAAACTTTTCAAGCATAGATTAGCCCAAATCAAGGAATGAGATTCCAACCCGTAATCACATGATTAAGCatgtttatattatatattagaaTGAGTTGAAATGAATATCGGAGTTAttctaaattttgaattttttgtgtgtttatgaaCGCATCGGTgtttaaactactctaattaCTAGTTCATATGGGCTTACAGCACACtatgaaattaaataatattaaatactcgaaaaataaataattagattGATTATAAGAGTACTTGATCTCAGATTCTCAGTTGCATTCTTTCTCCCCACTATACATGACTCGTTTTAAGTAAATAAACATGTTTTAAGTATTGAGGTTGAAAGGAAGGAAACATATATTCGATAATATTAACAAAGATTTGTCTTGTATCCATCAAAGCATAAATTACACCTAATTAGATTATTGATTCATGAAGAAATTGAGAATCcgtcataaaactaattgataatATGAAGAGTAACTCAACTTACTtttaagcacatgcaaactccTTCTTCCTATCAATGTGAAACTTATTCTCAACACGCCTCCTCATATGTGACAAATTTTCGAGCCTAACATGTGGATAATACAAATTGGAAGATGCAGATTACGTATGACGGTTGAGTTTCATGCATGAGATGAGACAACTTACTCAAAtatcatgaaaaaaattgaaatttctttGCTCCATTGCTTCGATAAATTGTCATAAACTAGAGCATCGTAGAATTTT is from Pyrus communis chromosome 10, drPyrComm1.1, whole genome shotgun sequence and encodes:
- the LOC137746680 gene encoding peroxiredoxin-2-like, whose protein sequence is MAPIAVGDVIPDGTLAYFDEEDKVQSVSVHSLAAGKKVILFGVPGAFTPTCSLKHVPGFIEKADELKSKGVEKILCLSVNDPFVMKAWSKTYPENKDVLFLADGSAKYTRDLGLELDLSEKGLGIRSKRFALLIEDLKVKAANIESGGEFTISSAEDILKAL
- the LOC137746659 gene encoding protein SODIUM POTASSIUM ROOT DEFECTIVE 2-like, with the protein product MGKLSLGGVLDRFCLSSAGSGSCFCMNWSKHQDEFERSPLVTGKKDQFLKLKDVVAGKQTLAFQLKPKMVMLRVSMHCHGCAKKVEKHISKIEGVTSYKVDLESKMVVVIGDVLPLEVLESISKVKSAEIWNSS